In Bufo gargarizans isolate SCDJY-AF-19 chromosome 6, ASM1485885v1, whole genome shotgun sequence, a single genomic region encodes these proteins:
- the TLX1 gene encoding T-cell leukemia homeobox protein 1 isoform X5, with translation MDHIGAHHLHQSHAEPISFGIDQILNNSDQGSCMISSSRLQDSDYGLGCIVSSAYNTMTGSYSNNNTGGYNSSACSMASLTGSYNMNMGMNMNGNNLNAAGVIRVPAHRPLTGSVHQPISTGMPTVPSVGAMNNMNNLTGLTFPWMESNRRYTKDRFTVALSPFTVTRRIGHPYQNRTPPKKKKPRTSFTRLQICELEKRFHRQKYLASAERAALAKALKMTDAQVKTWFQNRRTKWRRTAFIYE, from the exons ATGGATCACATAGGGGCTCATCACCTGCACCAGAGCCATGCAGAGCCCATCAGCTTTGGAATTGATCAGATCTTGAACAATTCAGATCAAGGGAGTTGTATGATTTCCAGTTCCAGGCTCCAGGATTCAGACTATGGATTGGGATGCATTGTGAGCAGTGCCTACAACACCATGACAGGCAGCTACAGCAACAACAACACCGGCGGATACAACAGCAGTGCCTGCAGCATGGCCTCCCTGACAGGCTCTTACAATATGAACATGGGGATGAACATGAATGGGAACAACCTCAATGCTGCTGGGGTGATTAGGGTTCCTGCCCACAGACCTCTGACTGGCAGCGTGCACCAACCTATTTCCACTGGAATGCCTACTGTACCCAGTGTGGGGGCAATGAACAATATGAACAACCTGACAGGGTTAACTTTCCCCTGGATGGAAAGTAATAGGAGGTATACTAAGGACAGATTCACAG TGGCCCTCTCACCCTTCACTGTAACACGCCGTATAGGTCACCCGTACCAGAACCGGACACCGCCCAAGAAGAAGAAGCCGCGGACTTCCTTCACCCGCCTGCAGATCTGCGAGCTGGAGAAGAGGTTCCACCGGCAGAAGTACCTGGCCTCCGCCGAGAGGGCCGCCCTGGCCAAGGCGCTGAAGATGACCGACGCCCAGGTGAAGACCTGGTTCCAGAACCGCAGGACCAAGTGGAG